Proteins from one Juglans microcarpa x Juglans regia isolate MS1-56 chromosome 6S, Jm3101_v1.0, whole genome shotgun sequence genomic window:
- the LOC121236557 gene encoding uncharacterized protein LOC121236557 translates to MHVLWHCSAARDVWAESHRATQKWGAIETDMLKLWVDLEGKLNKIEPAEVAVIMRGLWMRRNSFSFENKFLNPSSIIISARESLEEYHLAEEGIADSSRGGDSRVEVIQKWSPLGANNFKANWDATCNVKHRKMGVGVIIRDENGAVTAAYCGIRGDVDQPVIAKGFALRKAMELCRDSGLNKVIFEGDAQNIVKVVYSPDEDLSCFGSIIEDSKPFLSEWSNWAVQYTHKNTNTVAHSLAKLALRSNVEQVWIEEVPFCISSCLQKDMEGFVDNVL, encoded by the coding sequence ATGCATGTTCTCTGGCATTGCTCCGCAGCTAGAGATGTGTGGGCTGAGTCTCACAGAGCAACTCAGAAATGGGGTGCTATAGAGACTGATATGCTAAAGCTTTGGGTAGATTTGGAAGGGAAGCTTAACAAAATTGAACCAGCTGAAGTTGCAGTCATCATGAGGGGCCTGTGGATGAGAAGAAACAGCTTtagttttgaaaacaaatttcttAATCCGAGTAGTATTATCATATCTGCAAGAGAATCTCTAGAAGAATACCACTTAGCAGAGGAAGGGATAGCAGATTCAAGTAGAGGAGGGGACAGTAGAGTAGAAGTCATCCAGAAATGGTCACCTCTAGGAGCAAATAACTTTAAAGCTAACTGGGATGCAACTTGTAATGTCAAACACAGGAAAATGGGGGTAGGTGTCATTATTAGAGATGAAAATGGGGCAGTCACAGCAGCATACTGTGGAATCAGAGGTGATGTGGATCAACCAGTAATAGCAAAAGGTTTTGCCCTCAGAAAAGCCATGGAACTTTGCAGAGACTCGGGACTCAACAAAGTGATATTCGAAGGAGATGCTCAAAACATTGTTAAAGTTGTTTATAGCCCAGATGAAGATTTATCATGCTTTGGCAGTATCATTGAAGATTCAAAGCCTTTTTTATCTGAGTGGTCCAATTGGGCAGTTCAATACACtcacaaaaatacaaatacagtAGCACACAGTTTGGCTAAGTTAGCTTTAAGATCAAATGTAGAGCAAGTATGGATAGAAGAGGTACCATTTTGTATTTCTTCCTGTTTGCAGAAAGACATGGAAGGTTTTGTAGACAATGTTCTATga